The DNA region TGCGCCAGGAACAGGGAAGACGTCGGATCCTGCTCGGAAGGCTTGAGGATGAAGGTATTGCCGCAGGACACGGCGATGGGGAACATGAAGCAAGGCAGCATCACCGGAAAATTGAAAGCCGTGATGCCGGCGCACACGCCCAGGGGCTGGATCAGCGTGTAGACGTCGATGCCGGACGCGGCGTTCTCCGCGTACTCGCCCAGTTGCAGGCTGGCGATGGCGCAGGCGTGCTCGACCACCTCCAGGCCGCGTCCCACTTCCCCCTCGGCATCGGGCAGGGTCTTGCCATGCTCGCGGGTGATCATCTCGGCCAGCTTGCCGGTGTTGTCGCGCAGCAGTTGCTGGAACTTCAGCATGACGCGCATGCGCGTGCCCTGGCCGGCGTTGCGCCAGGTCTGGTAGGCCTCTTTCGCATTGGCGACGGCGCGGTCGAGCTCCTCCCGCGTGGCGAAAGGCACTTGCGCCACCACCTCCTGGGTCGCGGGATTGACGACGTCGCGCCACTGCGTGGTTTTCGATTGCACCAGCTCGCCGCCGATCAGCAGCGGCAGGCGGGGAATGTCGGTCATGATGGTCTCCTCGTAAGCGGGTTCATTGGCGCGCGGACTGCTGCACCAGCGGGCAGGTGGAATCGGCCAGCGGCTGGAAGGCGTCGGCGGCGGGAATCACCGAGACCAGCTTGGAATAGTCCCAATCGCCATGCGATTCGGACGGCGTCTTCACCTGGTACAGATACATATCGTGGATCACGCGGCCGTCGGCACGGATGGTCGCGTGACGCATGATGGGATCGTCGATGGGCATGCGGCGCATCTGCGCCGCCACCTTGTCGGCGTCGGTGGTGCCGGCCGCCGCGACGGCGCGCAGGTAGTGCAGCACGCTGGAATAGACGCCGGCCTGGGTCATGGTGGGCTTCAGGCCGCGGAAGGCCTTCTCGAAGCGCGCCGACCATTTGCGCGAGGCGTCGTCATAGTCCCAGTAGAAGCCGTCCACATAGGACAGGCCCTGGGCGTTCTGCAGGCCCAGCGCCCGCAGGTCGGACAGGAAGACCAGCAGCGCCACCAGCCGCTGGCCGCCGGCGACGATGCCGAATTCCCGCGCCTGCTTGACGGCGTTGACGGTGTCCTGGCCGCCGTTGGCCAGGGCCACCACCTGCGCCTTCGAGGACTGCGCCTGCAACAGATAGGACGCGAAATCCGGCGCGTTCAGCGGATGGCGCACGCTGCCCACCGTGGTGCCGCCCAGGGCCTTCACGGCCTTGGCGGTATCGGCCTCCAGCGCATGGCCGAAGGCGTAGTCGACGGTGATGAAGTACCAGGACTTGCCGCCGTTGGCCACCGTGGCCTTGGCCGCCGCCACCGATTGCGAATAGGTGTCGAACATCCAATGGAAACCGGTGGGCGAGCATTCCTTGTTGGTCAGCGCCGTGGTGGCTGGCCCGGAGAACAGCGCGATGCGGTGCTTTTCACGGGCGATGCCCTGCACCGCCAGCGCCACCGCGGAGTTGGTCAGGTCGGCGATGGCGTTCACGCCGTCCCGGTCGAACCACTCGCGCGCCCGCGCCGCGCCGACGTCGGCCTTGTTCTGGTTGTCGGCCGACACCAGCGAGATCTTCATGCCCTTGCACTGCGCCGCCAGGCAATCGTCGATGGCCATCTGCGCGGCCGCCACCGACCCGGCGCCGCCCATGGAGGCATAGTTGCCGGACATGTCCGTCAACACGCCGATCTTCACCGTCGGCTGGCCGGCGGCGTGCGCGGCAAGCGGGAACAGGACGCCCGCGGACAGCGCGGGCGCGAGGCGGCGCATGCGGGACAGGACGGAGGGAAGCTGCGCGCGGACGCGCGCCAAGGCGCCCAGCGGTGCTGGCGCGGCATTGCGGAATTTCATGGACTTGTCTCCTGGTTCTTCGCTGCCGGCCGCATGGGGTCTGACGCCTCCTCCAGCCTGGGCGGCCTCTATGGACCGTAGCCCAGTGTAGATGTGTAAAAATCCCCCAGCAATTGGACAAAATGCACATGACTTGTGCGAAATTACACAAGAAAACGGATCCGCCCGGTTTTGCCCGGCGCGGCGCGAAAACGGAGCAAGACGAGATGCTGGACTGGGACAGCCTGCGCTATTTCCTGGCCGTGGCGCGCACGCAGCGCGTGAGCGCCGCCGCCCGCCTGCTGGGCGTGGAACACACGACCGTCGCGCGCCGCGTGCGCGCGCTGGAAGCCGAGATGGACGTCCTGCTGTTCGAGAAGTCCCGCAGCGCGGGCTTCATGCTGACCGAGGACGGCCAGCGGCTGTTCGTCCATGCCGAGCAGATGGAAACCTGCGTGCACAACGCGCGCGAGAACCTGTCCGGCGTCGGCCAGGCGCCCTCGGGGCATATGCGCATCGGCGCCACGGAGGGTTTCGGCAGCTACGTATTGACGCCGCTGGCCGCGGATTTCCAGCGCCGCTATCCGCACATCACCCTGGACATCCTGCCGGTGCCGCGTTTCGTCAGCCTGTCCAAGCGCGAGGCGGACCTCGCCATCACCATCGAACGCCCCCAGCGCGGGCCCTACGTGTGCAGCAAGCTGTGCGACTACGCCCTGAAACTCTACGGCACGCCCGACTACCTGGCGCGCCATCCGGCCATCCGCCACCGCGACGACCTGTCCGGCCATACCTTCATCGGCTACGTGGACGAACTGCTTTTCAGCGAAAGGCTGCGCTACCTGGAGGACGTGCTGCCCGCCAGCCGGGTGGTGTTGCGCAGCACCAGCGTCATTGCCCAGTACCACGCGGCGCTGCAGGGACAATCGCTGGCCATCCTGCCCTGCTTCATCGCGGCGCAGGATCCGCACCTGGTCCCCATCCTGGAGCGCGAAATCTCCATCACCCGCAGTTTCTGGATGTACTGCCACGAGGACCTGCGCAGGCTGAAGCGGGTCACCCTGCTGTGGGATTTCATGCGCAAATCGGTGCTGGGCAACGCGGCGCTGCTGGCTGGGCGCGGCGGCGCATTGCGCTATCTGCCCTGACGGCACGCCGGCCGGCGGCGCGCGCAGCAGGCGCGGAATAAGGCATGGAGGGCTATTCAGGAAAAAGGGCGCCGATTCAATATCAGCGCCCTTCCCTCATGCCGCTGCCGGAGTCGGCGGCTTGCCCTTGTCGCGCGGCGCTTTCACGCGCAGGCGGCGGTGGAACAGGTAGAGGCCGAAGACCAGCACCACCGCGTGGATCGCCCAGGAGCCCACGCCGAAGGGAATGCGGCCATCGCTGATCCAGGCCCGGACCAGGTTGATCAGGTTCATGTACAGCAGCGCGACCAGGCCGGAAATCAACAGGTCGCCGGAACGTCCCAGGCGCGGATTGACCGCGCCCAGCGGAATCGCCAGCAGCGCCAGGTTCAGCGCGGCCAGGGGCATGGACACACGCCACATCACCTGCGACCACGAACTGGTGGTGTTGTCGTCCATCAGTTGCAGCGTCGAGCGGGCCTTGCTGGAACGCTCGGCGGCCGCGCGCGCGGCCTCCACCGGGTCGGTGCCGCTCTTGCTTTCCAGGCGCACGCCGTAATGGTCGAAGGCGACCATGCGGAACTCGGCCGAGCCCGGCTTCAGGTCGTAGCGAT from Bordetella genomosp. 10 includes:
- a CDS encoding ABC transporter substrate-binding protein — protein: MRRLAPALSAGVLFPLAAHAAGQPTVKIGVLTDMSGNYASMGGAGSVAAAQMAIDDCLAAQCKGMKISLVSADNQNKADVGAARAREWFDRDGVNAIADLTNSAVALAVQGIAREKHRIALFSGPATTALTNKECSPTGFHWMFDTYSQSVAAAKATVANGGKSWYFITVDYAFGHALEADTAKAVKALGGTTVGSVRHPLNAPDFASYLLQAQSSKAQVVALANGGQDTVNAVKQAREFGIVAGGQRLVALLVFLSDLRALGLQNAQGLSYVDGFYWDYDDASRKWSARFEKAFRGLKPTMTQAGVYSSVLHYLRAVAAAGTTDADKVAAQMRRMPIDDPIMRHATIRADGRVIHDMYLYQVKTPSESHGDWDYSKLVSVIPAADAFQPLADSTCPLVQQSARQ
- a CDS encoding LysR family transcriptional regulator, with the translated sequence MLDWDSLRYFLAVARTQRVSAAARLLGVEHTTVARRVRALEAEMDVLLFEKSRSAGFMLTEDGQRLFVHAEQMETCVHNARENLSGVGQAPSGHMRIGATEGFGSYVLTPLAADFQRRYPHITLDILPVPRFVSLSKREADLAITIERPQRGPYVCSKLCDYALKLYGTPDYLARHPAIRHRDDLSGHTFIGYVDELLFSERLRYLEDVLPASRVVLRSTSVIAQYHAALQGQSLAILPCFIAAQDPHLVPILEREISITRSFWMYCHEDLRRLKRVTLLWDFMRKSVLGNAALLAGRGGALRYLP